The following coding sequences lie in one Candidatus Neptunochlamydia sp. REUL1 genomic window:
- the groL gene encoding chaperonin GroEL (60 kDa chaperone family; promotes refolding of misfolded polypeptides especially under stressful conditions; forms two stacked rings of heptamers to form a barrel-shaped 14mer; ends can be capped by GroES; misfolded proteins enter the barrel where they are refolded when GroES binds), with the protein MAPKDIKFKEDARNKIQKGVKALSSAVKVTLGPKGRNVAIDKGYGAPKVTKDGVTVAKEIELEDKHENMGAQMVIEVASKMNDKAGDGTTTATVLAEAIYREGLRNVTAGANPMEIKRGIEEAVDIVTGELKKMSKSIQDRKEIAQVATVSANNDPEIGETIAKAMERVGKDGTVTVEEGKGFETTLDIVEGMNFDRGYLSAYFVTNPETQEAIYENAFVLIYDKKISSMKDFLPVLQAVAESGRPLIIIAEDVEGEALATLVVNRLRAGLKICAVKAPGFGDRRKESLKDIAILTGGEYISEELGMKLDQVTLEMLGTVKKVVVKKEDTTLVEGGGDSKEIQKQIELIKRQIADSTSDYDREKLEERLAKLSGGIGIIRVGAATEVEMREKKDRVDDALQATKAAVEEGILPGGGSAFVHCVPVLEKLITSLKGCKKVGAEIVMKAISYPLRQIAENAGQEGSIVVQKVMGMKANEGWNALTDEYGNLVDMGVIDPTKVTRLTLELSASIASLLLTTEAIITDEPSEDKAAPAMAGGGMEY; encoded by the coding sequence ATGGCACCTAAAGATATTAAATTTAAAGAAGATGCACGAAACAAGATACAGAAAGGGGTGAAAGCTCTGTCTTCTGCGGTCAAAGTGACTCTTGGACCAAAAGGACGCAATGTTGCGATCGACAAAGGTTACGGAGCTCCTAAGGTTACAAAAGATGGTGTGACCGTTGCAAAAGAGATTGAGCTTGAAGACAAGCATGAGAATATGGGCGCCCAGATGGTCATCGAAGTAGCCAGCAAAATGAACGATAAGGCTGGTGATGGAACAACCACTGCGACTGTTCTTGCTGAAGCGATTTATCGCGAAGGCCTTCGAAATGTAACCGCTGGGGCAAACCCTATGGAAATCAAGCGAGGAATTGAAGAAGCTGTTGATATTGTGACTGGAGAGCTCAAAAAAATGAGTAAGTCGATCCAAGACCGCAAGGAAATCGCTCAAGTTGCAACCGTTTCTGCAAACAACGATCCTGAAATTGGAGAAACGATTGCAAAAGCGATGGAGCGCGTTGGAAAAGATGGAACCGTCACAGTTGAAGAAGGAAAGGGATTTGAAACCACCCTTGATATCGTTGAGGGTATGAACTTCGACCGCGGATATCTTTCTGCTTATTTTGTTACAAATCCTGAAACTCAAGAAGCTATTTATGAAAATGCTTTTGTTCTGATTTACGACAAGAAAATTTCCTCGATGAAGGACTTTCTTCCTGTTCTTCAAGCTGTAGCAGAGAGTGGTCGCCCACTCATTATTATTGCTGAAGATGTTGAAGGTGAAGCACTCGCAACACTAGTTGTGAACCGTCTCCGAGCAGGACTTAAAATTTGTGCTGTAAAAGCTCCTGGATTTGGAGATCGCCGCAAAGAAAGCCTTAAAGATATCGCAATCTTGACAGGCGGAGAGTATATCAGTGAAGAGCTTGGAATGAAGCTTGATCAAGTCACTCTAGAAATGCTTGGAACTGTGAAAAAAGTCGTCGTCAAAAAAGAAGACACTACTCTAGTTGAGGGTGGAGGCGATAGCAAAGAGATCCAAAAGCAGATCGAACTCATTAAGAGACAGATTGCAGATAGCACCTCTGATTACGACCGAGAAAAACTTGAAGAGCGTCTTGCGAAGCTTTCAGGTGGGATTGGTATTATCCGCGTAGGTGCTGCTACTGAAGTTGAAATGCGTGAGAAAAAAGACCGCGTTGATGATGCTCTTCAAGCCACAAAAGCCGCTGTTGAAGAAGGAATTCTACCTGGTGGTGGAAGTGCCTTTGTACATTGCGTCCCTGTCCTTGAAAAGCTTATCACAAGCCTCAAAGGATGCAAAAAAGTAGGTGCTGAGATCGTCATGAAAGCTATCTCCTACCCTTTACGCCAAATTGCTGAAAATGCAGGACAAGAAGGATCGATTGTTGTCCAAAAGGTGATGGGAATGAAAGCAAACGAAGGGTGGAACGCTCTTACGGATGAGTACGGCAACCTTGTTGACATGGGAGTTATCGACCCTACCAAGGTCACTCGCCTTACGCTCGAGCTTTCTGCATCAATTGCTTCTCTTCTTCTTACAACAGAAGCAATTATCACCGATGAGCCTTCAGAAGACAAAGCGGCTCCTGCAATGGCAGGCGGAGGAATGGAGTACTAG